A window of Glycine soja cultivar W05 chromosome 2, ASM419377v2, whole genome shotgun sequence genomic DNA:
TTCAAAAACATGGTACCAGCTTGAGAgttaatcaaaaaattaatgatgcatCTTTGTTTCTGATCAGTCCATGCATCGGACATAATAGTACAACCATACTTGACCCATTGCTCCCTATGGCCTTTCATCAAATTTTCAGTATATTCAACTTCCTTCTTCAAGAGTGGAACTCTGATATCATGATAGCTAGGAATGGGCAAATGTGGCCCATATTGACCAATGGCTGCAACCATGTTCTCAAAGCTTTTCAATTTAATGAGGTTGAATGAAAAACCTGCTTGGTACCAAAAGCGAGCAATATGTAGATGCACCTTCAATACTTCATTCTTATCCATTGACTCTCTTATGTTCATTTGCCTCAGCATCTCCATTTTTCTCCGATTGATTGCATTTTCTGGATTCTTACAAAATTTGTCCATTGGTCCTTTTTTAGTCCCACACTTTGTCTTTGCACTTGCAGCAACATTACAAGAGTCCGCAAACTCATCTTTTTCACTTCCATCACATCCAATTGGTTCaccaaattcaaaatcttttatatttttcatattaccACTGCCAGAAGTACTGTAAGTGGTCCCACTTTTTTTGGTAGCCATATATTCCTTCAACTCTTCGACTACATTTGGGGGAGTTTTCTTGCAAGCTGCAACGTTGCCCGACTTCCCAATCAAGTGTTGTTTGGCTCGGGTTATTCCTCCCTTTGTAATTTTTCCACATAAATTACAAACAATGGTGTTTGTATCTCCTTCCACTAGTGAATGACAATATTTCCAGCCTGGGTCTGCCTTATTTTTCCTCATTGCACTTGCAGTAGCAGCATCAGATGATGGTTCAGCCATTTAAAAGAGGactgaacagaaaaaaaaattgtggtgtcaaatagaaaaaaaataaaaaatgggacTGTCGAAAGTAAAAGGGGGTGTCAAatagaaaaacgaaaaaaagcTGCAGATAGCAAAAAGGGGTGTCAagcagcaaaaacaaaaaaaaggcttTGGCCCACCCACCAGTATAAGTCGCGGTTGCGGTTCTGGCTGGGTCGTCTTCTCCGTTCACGTTGCCGTCGTTCACGCTGTGCTCGTCGCCACCGTTCGCGTTGCCGTGGGTGGTCGCTTTCGTGCTCGTCGCCGCCGTTCACGCCATGGGTCGTCGCTGGTTGCAGGGGTCGTGGCTGGTTCCGAGGTCGTGGCTGGTTGCAGGGGTCGCGCTGTATTGGAGCTTCGAGGGTTGCAGCTGCGTTCTGAAAGGTAGGGGGGTCATGGTTTTCATTAAGTTTCCAGGTAGGGTTGGGTCGGGTCAGCCCAACTCCTACcgcggacaaaaaaaaaaacaaatttcgcCATTTTCCGCCTCGCCACCACATTCGCCATGGACGCCATGGCTATGGCGGCCGCCATGGCACCGCCATCTTTAACCCGCCACACCACCGCTATTCAGTGGCATTTTTTCAGAAAACCGCAACGCAACTCCGCCATGGTGCCACCGTGGCCACCATTTAACAACACTGAAACCTCCCTACCCCCAATAATATCTCCTTTGCCAGCATACTACTATAGTAATATA
This region includes:
- the LOC114375887 gene encoding uncharacterized protein LOC114375887, yielding MAEPSSDAATASAMRKNKADPGWKYCHSLVEGDTNTIVCNLCGKITKGGITRAKQHLIGKSGNVAACKKTPPNVVEELKEYMATKKSGTTYSTSGSGNMKNIKDFEFGEPIGCDGSEKDEFADSCNVAASAKTKCGTKKGPMDKFCKNPENAINRRKMEMLRQMNIRESMDKNEVLKVHLHIARFWYQAGFSFNLIKLKSFENMVAAIGQYGPHLPIPSYHDIRVPLLKKEVEYTENLMKGHREQWVKYGCTIMSDAWTDQKQRCIINFLINSQAGTMFLKSVDDSDFVKTGEKLFELLDAIVEEVGEENVVQVVTDNGSNYVLAASLDKEDN